The window GCTTGTTTTGGCCACTTTCCGTCCTCCTACTTTTTAAAGGGCATGCCAAGGAGGTCGAGCAGCAGCTTGGCTTCCTTGTCGGTTTTGGCGGTCGTGCACACAGTCACGTTCATGCCCTTAACTAACTCTACCTGATCAATTTCAAGCTCGGGGAAGATAGTGTGTTCCTTGATGCCCATGGTGAAGTTGCCACGACCGTCAAAACCACGGTCAGCAACGCCGCGGAAGTCGCGGACACGGGGCAGAGCGAAGCTCACGAGCCTGTCATAGAAGTCCCACATGTTCTCGCCGCGCAGAGTGACGCGGGTACCGATGGGCATGCCCTCGCGCAGTTTGAACTGCGCGATGGACTTCTTAGCCTTGGTAACGACGGCCTTCTGGCCGGCGATAGCGGTCAGCTCTTTCACAGCGGGTTCGATGAGCTTGCTGTTCTGAGCAGCTGCACCGAGACCGATGTTGAGGGAGATCTTAGTAAGATTGGGGATCTCCATGGAAGAGCTGTAACCGAATTCCTTCTGGAGCTCGGCGACCACCTTTTCTTTATATACTTTTTCGAGACGTGTCATACTGATACCTATTTGAAGATCTCGTTGCACTTCTTGCAGAAGCGAACTTTCTTCCCGTCTTCAGTCTTCTTGTACCCGACCCGCGTGGGCTTGGTGCATGCATCGCACACAACAGCCACATTGGATACGTGAACCGGGGCTTCCTTCTCGATAATCCCGCCAGGTTGCTGGGCATAGGGATTGGCTTTGGTGTGGCGCTGAACCATGTTGACTTTCTCAACCAGGACTTTGTCCTTCTTCTTCAGAACCTTGAGCACCTTGCCGATCTTTCCCTTGTCCTTACCGGCGATGACCATGACTTTGTCGTCTTTACGGATCTTAGTCTTCATCATCTTTCCTCTTACAGGACCTCAGGAGCGAGGGAAACGATCTTCATGAAACCGGCTGCGCGCAGTTCACGGGCCACGGGTCCGAAAATACGGGTACCAACGGGGTCCATGTTATTGTTCAGCAGCACGGCGGAGTTGTTATCGAACTTGATGTAGGAACCATCGGGGCGACCGATTTCCTTCTTAGTACGAACAACAACGGCCTTCATCACGGAGCCCTTCTTCACTTTGGAGTGAGGCATGGCTTCCTTGACGGACACTACGATGATGTCGCCGACGGCGGCGTAACGGCGCTTGGAACCACCAAGCACC of the Pseudodesulfovibrio sp. zrk46 genome contains:
- the rplE gene encoding 50S ribosomal protein L5, coding for MTRLEKVYKEKVVAELQKEFGYSSSMEIPNLTKISLNIGLGAAAQNSKLIEPAVKELTAIAGQKAVVTKAKKSIAQFKLREGMPIGTRVTLRGENMWDFYDRLVSFALPRVRDFRGVADRGFDGRGNFTMGIKEHTIFPELEIDQVELVKGMNVTVCTTAKTDKEAKLLLDLLGMPFKK
- the rplX gene encoding 50S ribosomal protein L24, with product MMKTKIRKDDKVMVIAGKDKGKIGKVLKVLKKKDKVLVEKVNMVQRHTKANPYAQQPGGIIEKEAPVHVSNVAVVCDACTKPTRVGYKKTEDGKKVRFCKKCNEIFK
- the rplN gene encoding 50S ribosomal protein L14, coding for MIQVESKLDVADNSGAKKVQCIKVLGGSKRRYAAVGDIIVVSVKEAMPHSKVKKGSVMKAVVVRTKKEIGRPDGSYIKFDNNSAVLLNNNMDPVGTRIFGPVARELRAAGFMKIVSLAPEVL